A portion of the Sus scrofa isolate TJ Tabasco breed Duroc chromosome 5, Sscrofa11.1, whole genome shotgun sequence genome contains these proteins:
- the LRTM2 gene encoding leucine-rich repeat and transmembrane domain-containing protein 2, whose translation MLAPGSSPKPRTRLVLQWKPISWLTYWIALCAAEALPACPFSCSCDSRSLEVDCSGLGLTVVPPDVPAATRTLLLQNNRLSSLPSWAFANLSSLQRLDLSNNFLDRLPRAAFGDLANLTELQLRNNSLRALDPELLRHLPRLRHLDLSLNGLARLPPGLFDGLPALRSLSLRANRLQSLDRLTFEPLASLQLLQVGDNPWECDCHLRDFKHWLEWFSYRGGRLDQLACTLPKELRGKDMRVVPMEMFNYCSQLEDENSSAGLEVPGPPCTKASLEPAKPKPGPEPEPEPSTACPQKQRPRPVSVRRAIGTVIIAGVVCGIVCIMMVVAAAYGCIYASLMAKYHRELKKRQPLMGDPEGEHEDQKQISSVA comes from the exons ATGCTGGCCCCAGGCAGCAGCCCTAAGCCGAGGACCAGGCTTGTCCTGCAGTGGAAGCCAATCTCCT GGCTCACCTACTGGATCGCTCTGTGTGCAGCCGaggccctccctgcctgccccttcTCCTGCTCCTGTGATAGCCGCAGCCTGGAGGtggactgcagcggcttgggccTCACTGTGGTGCCCCCAGACGTGCCGGCCGCCACACGCACCCTCCTGCTCCAGAACAACAGGCTGAGCTCCCTGCCAAGCTGGGCCTTCGCCAACCTGTCCAGTCTGCAGCGGCTGGACCTCTCCAACAACTTCCTGGATCGGCTGCCCCGTGCTGCCTTCGGGGACCTGGCCAACctaacagagctgcagctgcgcaACAACAGCCTCCGGGCcctggaccctgagttgctgcggcACCTGCCGCGGCTGCGCCACCTCGACCTATCCCTCAATGGCCTGGCTCGCCTGCCACCTGGCCTCTTCGACGGGCTCCCGGCCCTGCGCTCCCTGTCGCTGCGCGCCAACCGCCTGCAGAGCCTGGACCGGCTGACCTTTGAGCCCCTGGCcagcctgcagctgctgcaggtCGGGGACAACCCCTGGGAGTGTGACTGCCACCTGCGGGACTTCAAGCACTGGCTGGAGTGGTTCTCCTACCGAG GGGGGCGCCTGGACCAGCTGGCCTGCACCCTGCCCAAGGAGCTGAGGGGGAAGGACATGCGTGTGGTCCCCATGGAGATGTTCAACTACTGTTCCCAGCTGGAGGACGAGAACAGCTCAGCCGGGCTGGAGGTCCCCGGGCCGCCCTGCACCAAGGCCAGCCTGGAGCCCGCCAAGCCCAAGCCAGGCCCCGAGCCTGAGCCCGAGCCCAGCACCGCCTGCCCCCAGAAGCAGAGGCCGCGGCCCGTGAGCGTGCGGCGGGCCATCGGCACGGTGATCATTGCGGGGGTGGTTTGTGGCATCGTCTGCATCATGATGGTGGTAGCCGCTGCCTATGGCTGCATCTACGCCTCCCTCATGGCCAAGTACCACAGGGAGCTCAAGAAGCGCCAGCCCCTGATGGGTGACCCTGAGGGTGAGCACGAGGACCAGAAGCAGATCTCCTCTGTGGCCTGA